AAATTACTTCCTCAAGACTGAAAGACAGATTTCAATTTGGTTATTCAATCTGGCAACCTTTTGCTTTCTGTCCCAACGCTCCTAACCTCTAGTCTACCTAATAAAATTACGTTGTCATTTTGTTTGCGCCCTTGTTGCATATGAACGCTATCAGATACATTAAATAGTGGAACCATGTTCCACATGTGCGGCTCACAGACAGAGACCAGGGTTCCGCGCTCATCTCTACCACTCACTATGTCCCCTGTTCACCTGACTACTTAAAGTCATTAACTCTACTAAATGCCCTTTATAAGATTGTTTGCTCTAATAATCTGATCACCCTTTCTTGAAGAGCGTGGTATCAAATTTAAATTGTATCGAAAGATAAAGCAGCTAATTGATCAGGAAAAAGCTTTGTAAAATTAAACTGTGATGCTCTCTGTCCcagcatatttattatttttaatatgttcAATCGAATCAATTACTTTTTCCTCTCCAGTTGTGTTACTGATTTCACATTATGTAGACTATAATCTACAGAGGATAGAACAGGAATCAGTTACCTCCATTGATGTAGTAAAACGGCCCCCGTTTACCCCTTTCTATAGATTAAGGAATCTGtagttttaaaataacaaaaccgtTAAACATGCCTTCTTGTGACCTGTCTAGAACTACAAATTCCTCGATTCAGTCGAGTGGTTTACATGTGACTGGGTACAGTGACGGAAGCCTAATTCTCTGTTTCGACGTCACAATAAAAGTCGAAAATGTACTCACATTTTTTGAAGCATTATACGGACTCACAGCTCATATTATAGACATAAAATATGAAAAGCCTTCCTTTGTTATTGTGTTGCCCTACTATTTCTCCCATTCCAAAATGGATTTATTGttgtttgaatatttaatgCTATGTTTTTCAGAAATCACTTTCCACCATGTTAGTTTGTATTTGATCTCCTTTATTTAAAAACCTTCTTTCTGCAATTACATCAGATTTGTTAGGGATTGTCCAATGTTTCATGATGTTTCAGTCGGTATGTCTCACACAGCATCAAAATGCCCACCCTTCTAGCTCTGTAATTGCACAAGATTGAGTTagaattaaaatgaatatttgACCAGTATTTCAACTTTTCTATTAGAATTATGAAACTTGATTTTCATTTCAATTTAGGATAACAGGGTGTACATTTATGAGTGAGACATAAGGAAACATAACATAATGAAACACTGAAAAATAGATTGAACAAAGATTTAACTTTGAGTAGTACTTAGAACCAGGTCCTTAGCTTTGAGTTGttgttgaaattcaacactactgttgtttgctccttggggtttaaggccgggtgtctctgtaaagcactttgtgacaactgctgttgtaaaaagggctatacaaataaatttgattgattgattgtttttcCTCATAGAAAATATGATTCTCAGTGAATGTGATGTTTTTGTGGAAAGAGGCTTTTAGATTGAAGAGTGATTTAAGGACAAGCATCCAGTGTTAATttatacaatatacaatattcaagatacaaatgttttgggctacaaaacatttaatatttaattatttaatgtcatATTTCTCAAACAAGTTGATGAGTAACCttgtaaaatggaaaaaaaataaaatccatttcAATATCAGTATTTCTGTGTTTTCAAAGTAAAGGACCTGCCTCATATTTAAAACTTTCATGATTTACATTTCCACAAATTTCCACTAAATAACAAATGGTATTTTCCTGGGGACATAAATGTCACCATATTGTAAGAATGAcccaaacaacatttaaaacattatacatATTGAATAAAAAATGCTTAACAGATTTGGAATGctgttaaataattatttttgagaaaaataatgaaatttcACTGGTGATGTAATAAACTGTATTATATTATTGAGCATACTAAGATACAGTACATTGTGAACTGTACAGCCTAAGCTAAAGACAAGTAAGAGCTTCCTCAGTGACATTCCCAGAATACAGCTGTGAAAAGGCAACACAAATATTAGAATCTAAGGTTTTCTACAGTCCCTGATTTTGCCCATTATGACTATTGAATATTTTGGACTGTGAAGCTTAAGATTGTACCAACCTGTTTGTATTGCAATTTACATAATACAtcaatattttatgtatatccagacatattttatgttacatcattattaaattatattattgttattgctTTCCACCCTGTTATGCTTCACTACACACTATAAGGTCAGAATTTAACAATACCTCAATATAGTATGCATATGTTTGGGTTAACTTGTAGAGATTTAATTGTTCAACTAAACATAAAGAAATGTATGGTTATTCacccttttttccttttcttatgttaaataaaatgttccttttaaaAATAACACACAATTGACTTAATGATCATAGTTTCATaattatttgaagaaaaaaaattgaatgaaggacatttggtgtcattgaaaatgtacatttatgtaaatacatacattgttAATGCTTTCAGATTATGTTTGTCTCGAACAGGGTGAAAATCTTATGGTCTAGTCTAGTATAAACAATCTGCCTACATTTATTAGGACTTTAATGACTGAGTTTGAACATTATGTTTTTCTGACAGTCAACCATTACCCTTTTCTGAAAGTATATAAGAAACATTTGCAAAATGTTTGAGGGTTCCAATGTCCCTATATAGTAGGAATGACCCGCTTATCAATTTTTATGACGTTAAATTAtatacctttattttgaaacagaACTAGAAGAATATTTGAATccactgttttgttttactctGGTTGTGGTTGAAAGTAGCTTATCTTGAGTTGTGTCGACGCATCCTGTATGGAACTAGAGTTAGCGATTTTCTGGATGTGTCAGTGATAGGAAACATTGGATTACATGAAAATACGTTTCACTATTTGAGGTATTTATTTGACATTACATATGCTAGCAACTCgttattgtatttattgtgtAGTATCGTCAAGTGACTGTTTACTTGAAAACCGTTAACAAACCACCATGGACTCTGCACAGATAAgtgagatagctagctaacggTTAGCTAATTAGCTAATAGGCTACCTATACAACAATTTTATTTCACGAGTGGTTTTATTTTCTTGGGGAAATATATGTCTCTCCTTTGATTCTTTAGATTTTACAAAATTAACGGTAGGTTTGTCTTTAAACTCGGTTTATAACTTTTGAGTTTAGTAAATTATCCGTAACCCGTAGCTAGCACATCCATATCTAATGTTATTGCACATTAAGTGGctatttcattcattcatgGCGTTATTGTTTTGCCATCATCTTGAgtgttttgatatgttgtataaCAGACACTGCACGTTCCAGACAATTATGTCCAGACGTTATACTTTATCTTAAAATATTTCTATATGACAATTGTTGTGTTATGTTGCAGGAAAAGTCACAGGATTTCATAATGACAGGTTTGTATATTGGGTCAGCTATCGTTCATTCCGCCCACAAATGCTAGAATTCCACCATATTCAAGATTTCCTGTTGAACGTCTGCACTACCATCCCATTTGAAATCATTGGCAAATCCCTTTTCCTCTTTTCAGACCGAGTCAACAACTTCCCTCCACTGCCTCAGTTCCTGCGAATCAAGCCCTGCTTTTACCAAAATGTGGAGGAGGAGATCCCTGCCCCCCACAGGCAGCTAGTACGCAAGGTCTACAAACTCTGGATTTGTGAGTTAACACAAAATACTGGtttttgattgaatgtgctCCGGGCACTACTGTGtatcagggatggaaattaaattttttatccaccggccactgtggctggtggatttcaaaatctaccagccactcaatgtttttaccagccactttcttgtttttaaccaacaacgtgaagcgtgttgacgacatacagagcagtacattatcagatttGTCTCGTCGTAAACTAACCAATTGCGGGACTAcccattgtctgcttttctccatcgttcttaaaaaaaaaagcggctaggtctttttagaaaaaaataatttgtccaatttgcgcgatgtactcgcttttgtccaacatgaattgacaaccagtggacaaatgcaaggttatcgctggcttcacctacgcGCGATTCATCGAGGTTTCCCATAAGacggattattaaactttattcttgatatttaatgagtttattctcaagattgtatttcgacttttttctctaaatttaacgagtttaatctcgcattataatgactttaatgtcgagatggttttattattgcttggcactaatcctcttccgtaaaaGTGTCCGGGTGAAACCGTATGCTATTTTTTTTACCCGCCACGGTGGTCGGTAGGTGAAGCGAGTTTACccgccacaacacaaaatcacccgcatttggctggtggcgggtgctaatttccatccTTGCTGTGTATGGAAAGTGATTCATTCAGAtctgagtgaatgtgtgtcatttgaTTTTCTTGTTTCTCCATTCTGCAGTGTATTCAGTCACACTGTGTGTGAACGTGGTGTCGTGTATAGCTTGGTGGGCAGGAGGGGGAAGCGCAACAAATTTTGGCCTCTCCCTCCTCTGGCTTCTTCTCTTCAGTCCGTGCAGCTACACCTGCTGGTTTAGACCTCTTTACAAGGCTTTTCGGTAAGGTCCACTCCAGAACATACCAAgcacattgtttaaaaaaaaaaaagttttcttgACTAACGCCAAATCTCACTTTCGCTTTCCTAGGGCTGACAGTTCCTTCAACTTCATGGCCTTTTTCTTCATCTTCTTCTTCCAGTGTGTTCTTGCTCTCATTCAGACTGTGGGCATTTCTGGTTGGGGTGCTTGGTGAGTAGGACTAATGTGGCTAATCCAAATGGCTTACTTAGCAATAAAGATCACCTGTAGATTCTATATAAATACCTTTCACTTTCATTTCACTCATTACGCTGACATGCTGTGATTGGTGAAtaactgtacagtatatgtaatTCAGTTTTCATGCCATGACAAAAATTaacccactgctccaaacacTCTGCCAAATCCTGAAAGTGGCTGGATCGCGACAGTGATGTTTTTCAGCTACAGCATTGGTTCTGCTGTAGTCATGCTATTTTCAGCGCTGCTCTTCACAGTGGTGACTGTGTTAATGGGACTGGTTCTCATTAGGGTGAGTCCAACACACCTACCCACACTCAATCCTGAAACATttatggaaacacacacaaaccagaaatacattttttgaccctttttagagaaagagaaaaaaactattgtgaTTTTGTCTGTGTGACTAGTTGGTTTGTCCGCTCTGCCGTTGTCAGGTTCACAGGATGTATCGTGGTGGAGGGGGCAGCTTTGAGCGTGCACAGGAAGAGTGGAGCACTGGACTCTGGAAGAGTGCCCCTGTTAGAGAGGCTGGCTTCAATGCAGTCACTGAAACTGGCCCAAGCCTACCCCAATACCCAGCTGCTGTGCCAAGCTACCCAGATAATGGCCCCTGGTGAAACACTAAGTGGGCTCTAGATGGCAACAGAGGACTATTTCTATGGCACGCAGCATAGCTAAAATCTTGACCACGGTAGTACAATCTCACATTGACATTATATGCATACCTGGAAATTTAGTATGAGAAAAACCAGCTGATTTAAAATAGATAGGGTATAATCAGCTGATTTTATTCAGAAGTACTTTGTAATTTGACTGACTTTAAATTTAAAGGGGCCACTGTTATAGACATTTTAGTGAAGAATATAAAGCTTTTCCATGGAAACTCGAAACACTTGGAAGAATGAAATGGATATGCAAAATATCCATTCAttgcaaatgtttacatttatttattcttaaAATATGAACCTGATCTATTATATTTGGAAAAGtaacttaatttaaaaaaatctaataaattgTAACAAGTTAATAAGAGGTGTAATATTTTAGGGTTTATTGCAGAAGCAGTAATACGactcttcatgaagattgtcgaAGGCTTGTGCCTTATGTTAAAATGTCTGAGACAGAAAAGGTGATTCCAAGTTGTCTGTGGTTTCCTTTTGACGGCCATATTCTGTGATCAATTCTTTCCAATTCAAACAAACACTTCTGCACTAATCAACAAAAAGTCTTAACACTACTTGACCTAAGTGACAGCAGTTCAAATAGTGCTCGGTTTTCATTTAGTGAGAGTGTATTTGGATATACATAGAACTGCACCTCAA
The nucleotide sequence above comes from Esox lucius isolate fEsoLuc1 chromosome 8, fEsoLuc1.pri, whole genome shotgun sequence. Encoded proteins:
- the scamp4 gene encoding secretory carrier-associated membrane protein 4 isoform X2; amino-acid sequence: MTDRVNNFPPLPQFLRIKPCFYQNVEEEIPAPHRQLVRKVYKLWILYSVTLCVNVVSCIAWWAGGGSATNFGLSLLWLLLFSPCSYTCWFRPLYKAFRADSSFNFMAFFFIFFFQCVLALIQTVGISGWGACGWIATVMFFSYSIGSAVVMLFSALLFTVVTVLMGLVLIRVHRMYRGGGGSFERAQEEWSTGLWKSAPVREAGFNAVTETGPSLPQYPAAVPSYPDNGPW
- the scamp4 gene encoding secretory carrier-associated membrane protein 4 isoform X1, with product MTDRVNNFPPLPQFLRIKPCFYQNVEEEIPAPHRQLVRKVYKLWILYSVTLCVNVVSCIAWWAGGGSATNFGLSLLWLLLFSPCSYTCWFRPLYKAFRADSSFNFMAFFFIFFFQCVLALIQTVGISGWGACGWIATVMFFSYSIGSAVVMLFSALLFTVVTVLMGLVLIRVSPTHLPTLNPETFREREKNYCDFVCVTSWFVRSAVVRFTGCIVVEGAALSVHRKSGALDSGRVPLLERLASMQSLKLAQAYPNTQLLCQATQIMAPGETLSGL